The Cryptomeria japonica chromosome 6, Sugi_1.0, whole genome shotgun sequence genomic interval taatttaataaacttaCAGTAATAATCTTATAATTTAGTATAAATGATTCATATAGTTGAAACCATTTTTTTGTCATGGATtctaacaattaaaaaaaatacctCCAAAACTTATTTGTGCATTTTGTGGGAATGCTTGTCGGAGTCATGAATCTATATTTTCCAGCATGTTTTGTCCAATgaaactcatttcatcaatcaaaatgtagTTGACATGTGCCATCTCCTCCTGAAAGCTTGAGAGTCTTGTTCCTTCTAGTTGAGAAAATTCTCGTATCGGAATTCTCAACTTTGAATGTACCGTAGAGGCTCCTATATTGAATGTGGCCACCCCTATTGGTGCAAGTAATAGAAGGGGAGAAGGGGACGGCATTGTTGCATTCTCAAGAGCTTGACTAATGGCACCAATCAAATACGACTTTCCTGTCCCTGTTGTCCCTTGAATTATCATGAATAACGGCACTCCAATTCCATTCCTTTGGTAGTGTGCCATAATTATGCCAAGTGCTTTTTGTTGTTTATTACTAAGGGTTGTGTAACTGATACATTGGGGTATATCATCATATATTAGGCAGCCATTATTTTTCATGCTAATTATGAAATTGGTTGCCCCCATCATGTACTCTTCACCTTGGTAATCGACAAACCAATTTGTATGCCTATCAATGTCTCTTCTACCCAGCATATCTATTTCTAAAAATTGTATATTTTGTCCTCGATGCAATCTAGATATAATTTCCCATTCATTCTCTGTGGTATTTCCATGGATAGTTTCATCATTATCAATTTCAGAAtcaattgtactttcaatattttcttcagttGTTATTTGTTCCACATGCCAGGGATTATAAGTGAATGACTCCCACTTTGCAATTATAGCCCCATCATCATTACCGATATCTCTTTCTATATCATGGAATGGTTTGTATAGCATCAACTCTGATACACAAAAGTCAATCCATTTGCTCGATCCACGTTCAGGAATGTGAACAAACCTAGGAAAGACTCTGACAATTGCTGCTCTTTGTCTTGGCTCCCATTTGTTCTCTCTTCTTCTTTTAGGATTGTATATCCATGATCTAGCTGCATCAATCAAGGATACACCTTCCATACACAATGGCCTTGTTCTGTATCCGGCAATGAAAGACTTTGTCtgttcttcattgctttcttcatcGGTTATAGTCACTGGCTTGAACACTTCACGTGAGACATTTAGGTTAACAAACTTCCTACTACTTTCTACCAATGGAACTTCTAATAGCATGTGGCATTATTCTTGTACTCTGATGTCCCTTTCTATCACCATCTCAGTTAGAAGCCTTCTATATGCTCGAGCAGCTAAATCATCAGGATCTTCCATGTTGGAGAGACACATCAACATTTGATGGTATGTTTTTGAGTTTTTCTCTTCTTTTGCAGCATACTTTGCAATATATTTGATCACTGCATGTTTTGAAAGAACAGGTTGCCAATCTATGTTTGCTCTCCATAACTGCAATATGTGACGATTATGTGTATTCACCCTGTCATCATTCCTAGCTGGTTCAAATTTTCTTTCACCCGTTTCTATGTCTTCATATAATTTGGATCCTCTTAGATTTAATGGCCAAGGAGCATTATTCCTATATTTAACATGAATAAGAGATTTAATTAGTTTAcatatttttttacaaaataatGATTTTAGTgtaaaaaacatttcacattaaaatGATCACCTGCAAACCATCGTTCCTCCTTTCTTTCGTAGACAAGCACCTTCCTTGCAAACAATGTGTCGTTCTACACAGTTCAATATTTCCTCATAGTCTTGGTCAATATCTGCCTCCGCAAGTTGTCTCGTGTTTTTGAGACATGGATGTTGTTGAAAATTTATGAATGGCTACAATTGAAAAATAGGAAAATTGAGTAGTTTCGAACATATAATATTTTGATACATATGTAAAACACATTGTAAACATGCCTGTATATTTCATTGATGTGGATCTTGTCTAggattccatgcatgaacaatTGAATGAAAAAAGAGTTCAGCACTCTTTCGTTCCTCTTCATTTGACCAGTCGATGGTGTCCATATTGGGCGCTCCATTTATCCATATGAACCCATGCACATGTGGGGACCCCCTATGTTGCCACTCATATCTAGACCAGTAGTCTTTGACATTCACCCCTTTTTCTAAAATATCTTTTCTGAATATAGAATGCCTTAAATGCATGTAATGTGCCACTATATGAGGGTAGTTAATAACATTTTGTCTTCACCAATTTTGTGCTTCTCGTGGAGTAGTTGGCATCGTTCCTGGCATCAGTGCATGCAAATCAGGCCAATACATATTTGCTGCACTCAATGTGAAAAATATTGTAGGAGAACCAATCTAATGAAGCATATCTGTCAATTCTGCGTGACATTTAGCCCAATATGACCTTGTACCCCTTAACGATGTTCCAAATCGCATTAATTTATCAGCTAAATTTGAGCAAGGCATGTTTTCCATATGTTGATGCAACTCATTGATGGTTATTGGCATGTCTCTGAAACTTCTTTTTACAAATACTGAAGATGAATGTTGTGCATGGTGTCTCATTATCATGttcatcataaaaaatatgaaTCTTGGATGCTGACCAAAATGATGATCTCTATAGCGTAACAAATGCTTCACAAACTTGTGGAGGTGGACACGCCTCATTCTTGGTTCTAACCAATCGCATCGGCCATCTGGAAACAATGTGGGAAATGCCATATCAAGTAATCCTGATGTGATGTATTCATTTATTGGAGATGCACCGATGCTCGGCCAATCAATCAGTGCAGTAGGATTTGAATTAGGGTTATTAATCCATGCATGGATTAATTCCATTTCTCTCTAGGCATTTGGTGGTCTTGAAACCATTGATGTTGTGTGCTCTATTATATTACCATCATCTGTCTCCATGATTGGACCCACAAATATGATCTCATTTGCATCTGAATCAAATTCCATATGCACGGTcttcaatttattaaaaatattctcATCAGAATCTGTTGATAGACGATTGAGAGCATTTTCATCAATTGTAACATTAGAGTAAAATTTGTCATgctctattttgtatttgagtgccCTGTACACACGATCCCTATTAACTGTAAAGTTATAGTTTGTTCCATGTTGATCCCTCCTTCGAACAATGATGATTGGTAAGTTTTCTATCAAATGTGGCAATTTTTTTGACACATGCTCTACATTTTGGGGGAAACTTATCGTGTGCCCTTTATATTTATATTGACCACCTGTTGCATGTGTAACTTGTAGTATGGGGCTGACacgtgcaatcaacatttcttctacttgagtcaAATTTGCAAGCTCTTCTGGTTGTGGTCCAAGGTCCATATTATTTGAAGTCGAGAATCTATGATTCCCTCTTTCTTGTCGACATCTGTTACATATTGGACCTTCCAAGCTGTGTGATACTTTCATTCCAAGATAACATTCTTGACAAATGTAGCACATGTTCGGCACTCTAAAGTTATCTAATTGATTTCGAAACTGCAACTGGAATCTTCTGAAATCATTGTGAAGAACACAATTCATGTTTTGTATATTTTCTGCATTGGCTTGTGCGGTTAAATGTTCATTAATTTGACTTGCATGATAAACTGTTTCAGGCACATGTTCTACTGTCCTTGAATTTTCATTTAGAAGATTCAATTCCATATATGTTGTTATCGGTTGATTATACCTCCCACTTGATTCAAAATCAATTTGATTCCTTCCTCCCATTTCAGAATGAGAGACTTCCTCAGATGTTCTTCGACGAATAATTTTGTTCATATTGCCTTGTTCTCCTTTTGCAGATTCTGATTCTCGTACTGTCATTTCTAACCTTCGTCTTGCATATCTTTGTCTTTGAGCTTCATTGTGtcttcttctctcatcctctcttTGAGCATCTGTCATTTGTTCTCGCTGTCGTCTTCGATATTCCCTTTGATATGATCTTTGATATTGCCTTCTTTCCTCTTCCATATCAAAGTTTACATTTGTTGGATTCATAGCTACAAAAACAATTATTTTATAAATCATGTTCTCTATATCATTGACTAAAAACATTattgttttaaaaattattataaccTCATCTAAGCGTATATATAGCTATATATATCTAACACTAACCCTATTGAAACCTTATTGATGTTAGAGGGTTCCTATCCTTCATGATCAAACGGTTCTATTTCTTAAGCTAAAATCTATATTTTGAATCTCATCACATCCACGGTATACGGATAAACACCCTAATTACATTTGTTTTTGTTAGCACTTTAGAATATTCTAAGAGGTGACAACCATAGAGAGCATAAGTCAAGTAAAACCGAACCTAATTGAAAAAGACTATAACTATACAAAAATAATGGACTGGATGGACTTGTTGGCCCATTTAGAGGATTTGTTTCTAAAATTTTTGGAGTTGAAAaatacaaaatgtttttacaatgcaaGATTTGAAACAATATATTCTTGGAGTTgattacattaaatacatttatttttgGAAGCCAAAATCTCATTatgttcatgcattatttttgttaAAGTTAAAATCTTAATTATATTATACATACATCATTATTCAAAtccaaaacaaaaaattaactTCACCATACATCACACGCCTTGATTTAAAGTTAAAATCTTATTTATATTATTACTACATCATTAATCAAAtccaaaacaaaaaattaactTCAGCATATAATATGTGCCCTGATTTAAAGTTAAATAGTTACCCATGTGGGTGCAATATTAGGAATAATAGTTACATCATTATTCAAAtccaaaacaaaaaattaactTCACCATACATAGAAAGGAATAACCTAGACATGTGCCTCTTGGAAAATTTAACCTAATATTCATGTTTTCAACCCTTCGTAACTATTGAAACACTTATTATATAAGAAACGTAATACTTCCTTCTGCAATCAGCAAAGATGGACATTTAAAGTACAATATGAAAACCGGTACGAATGTTCGAATTTTCAGCACCTTTGCCCCATGCTCTTGAataagaatttttttgaataaatataatttaatttatcagCGTGTTTATATGGCGCAATGCCTTCCTTTACCAGTAAAACATGAGATTTTAACTGATTGTAACTATTGTTCTTATATATATCGAACTAATATATGTAAAGAGAGAAAGATGGACATTTAAAGTACAATATGAAAACCAGTATGAATGTTGGAATTTTCAGCACCTTTGCCCCATGCTTTTGaagaatatttaatatttgtattttatttaaatatcattTTTGAATGGATAATTGTTCATTATTTCAAAATATGAAGTTATAATTTTGGTCAGAGGCAATATGCAGCTATTTCTATATAAACTCAAAAAACTtttcaaataaatgatttttttttagtatttaattttgGAAATCATTTTTCAACTGTTGTCATTAGTGTTTTGTCCACCCTGACAAattttttccttctttcttttttgttgGCCTATTTTGAATTATTCTCCCAAGTTTCACTTTTGGATCCATGATTTCATAAATTTTACCCTCAAAACAACTCTTTAAAACTGGGTATTCAGTGAAGAAGTAAAATAGAACTTTTTAATCTTTTGATGTTAAACTCACAATCACTGTATGTCATCTTTAACTCTTTTACCATGAGTACTGAAATATTACTGTCACCTTAATCTTTATTCGGGTAATGTTTTCATATTGTTTTTCAAGGGAAGCCTCTATATACAAAGTTAGAATTTTCTTTACTGAAATCTTTAaagaatatttaatatttgtattttatttatatatcattTTTGAATGGATAATTGTTCATTATTTCAAAATATGAAGTTATAATTTTGGCCAGAGGCAATCTACAGTGGCAGCTATTTCTATATAAACTCAAAAAACTATTCAAATAAATGagtttttttagtatttaatttcaGAAATCATTTTTCAACTGTTGTCATTAGTGTTTTGTCCACCTTGACAAattttttccttctttcttttttgttgGCCTATTTTGAATTATTCTCCCAAGTTTCACTTTTCAATCCATGATTTCATAAATTTTACCATCAAAACAACTATTTAAAACTGTGTATTCAGTGAAGAAGTAAAATAGAACTTTTTAATCTTTTGATGTTAAAAAACAACTATTTAAAACTATGTATTCAATGAAGAAGTAAAATAGAACTTTTTAATCTTTTGATGTTAAACTCACAATCATTGTATGTCATCTGTAACTCTTTTACCATGAGTACTGAAATATTACTGTCACCTTGATCTTTATTCGGGTAATGTTTTCATATTGTTTTTCAAGGGAAGCCTCTATATACAAAGTTAGAATTTTCTTTACTGAAATCTTTAaagaatatttaatatttgtattttatttatatatcattTTTGAATGGATAATTGTTCATTATTTCAAAATATGAAGTTATAATTTTGGCCAGAGGCAATCTACAGTGGCAGCTATTTCTATATAAACTCAAAAAACTATTCAAATAAATGAGTTTTTTTAGTATTCAATTTCGGAAATCATTTTTCAACTATTGTCATTAGTGTTTTGTCCACCCTGACAAtttttttccttctttcttttttgttgGCCTATTTTGAATTATTCTCTCAAGTTTCACTTTTGGATCCATGATTTCATAAATTTTACCATCAAAACAACTCTTTAAAACTCTTTAAAACTGTGTATTCAATGAAGAAGTAAAATAGAACTTTTTAATCTTTTGATGTTAAACTCACAATCACTGTATGTCATCTTTAACTCTTTTACCATGAGTACTGAAATATTACTGTCACCTTAATCTTTATTCGGGTAATGTTTTCATATTGTTTTTCAAGGGAAGCCTCTATATACAAAGTTAGAATTTTCTTTACTGAAATCTTTAaagaatatttaatatttgtattttatttatatatcattTTTGAATGGATAATTGTTCATTATTTCAAAATATGAAGTTATAATTTTAGCCAGAGGCAATCTACAGTGGCAGCTATTTCTATATAAACTCAAAAAACTattcaaaaaatgattttttttagtattttaattTCGGAAATCATTTTTCAACTGTTGTCATTAGTGTTTTGTCCACCCTGACAAtttttttccttctttcttttttgttgGCCTATTTTGAATTATTCTCCCAAGTTTCACTTTTGGATTCATGATTTCATAAATTTTACTATCAATACAACTCTTTAAAACTGTGTATTCACACAATTGTAATTGGGAAATTGGTACTTAAAAAAATTATCCTAAACGTTACGGAGAGGATAAATGTTTTTAGGCAGATGTTGTAGTTGCTATTGCACTGGTTGACATGCATGTAAAAAGTGGAAGCATACACAAACTTGTGAGTTGTTTAATAGAATGCCTCAATGAAATCTGCTTTCATGGAAGACCACAATTGCAGTATATGCTTAAAATGTATTTGTTCTAGAAACCTCCACACAAATTTGAAGTAGTCAGCATTTCCGAGAATCCTTCACGGTCTGTATAAATGTGTGAGCCTTGGAATAAGGCATATGAGTTCATGGAGGCATAGATGAACACCATGGTGCCCTTTTCCGGGGAAACTTAATTGGTTGGGCACCAAGATTGATAAAAAGTGTGAGGACTGGTAAGGGAGGTTGAGACCAACCCAACCTCTAAAATATTTGGCTGGGTACACTCTTCACCCCACACAAATCGCACTCTTGAAATCATAAAACAAATATCAACATTGATGACTCCAACTATACAAAACGATTAAAAGATTCATCCACaaaaatccacatgaaataatttatgAAGTATTGCAATGGAGAAATATACGATGGTTATTGGCAGAGAAACATCAAATATAAAGTATTTAGAAAGGATAAAAAATGATAGGTATAGCCTGAGGAAAAATCAAATACCTGTATCTGAAAAGGATGTTGAAGTTGTTTAAGCCACCCAGGAGACCCTCTCTGTCATTCGAATAGAGTCCAGTAACAATAAAAAAACAAAGTTAGTTTATGAGAAAACTGAGAGTCAAAAACTAAATTCTATTAAAACAAAGTCACATACCTGTTTTTGCTGTGTAATTGATCCCTTCTCTGAAATTCACAAGATTTCAATTCGAAGAGTGGAACAATAGGTTTCTGGAATTTTTAATCACTCAATCCCGTGAAACCGTCTCAATAACTGTTTCATTATATAGTATATTAatcttatattatataatatattaatcttatattatataatatattaatcttATATTAATCAGTAACAATGTAAATTAATTGAAAACTCCCAAGTGACCGTCAAAATTattgaaaacccccaaatgttAACGCATAAATTTGCTGCCATTGTAGAAGCCTCTCGGCTTAATCAGTAAATTAATTGAAAACTCCCGAGTGACCATCAAAATTattgaaaacccccaaatgttAACGCATAAATTTGCTGCCATTGTAGAAGCCTCTCGGCTTAATAATGAAGGGCTAGTGATCATGAAGTATGCAgtttgaagataattaaatataataaatagtggaaaaagaagacaagaaaagatGGGCATGTCTTATATGATATCAATGTTTATGATATGGATAATGTTGGTCAGTGATTTTTTTAATGGCTAATATTcgtcaattggctattttttaaaatttgaaaatcaaaatttggctaataattcaAGTTTGAAGGTGACCTAaattgccacatttttacaaaattttattttattcttatttaaatcactaaagaatttattttattgaatttttgaactcaaagattcgcTAAAATATTCGATGCATGATTGAATCATATTCaccaaaatttaataatttattgtaaaaaattaaattaattcaccaataatacatcataattattagttacttatTAGCAATCTTTGGTTGCCActattgattcaaaatataatccaTTACTATCATTGCATTCTATGAGGTAAATTGtatctacaagttgtaatgctcatgggggttgagttgtttttcaattgttgacctcaatggaaaTTAATGTTATAAAGACAAtttgggccccatgagtattacaaattttaagtacaaTTTATCTAACAAAATACAAATGGGCCTATTAGACTAATTTAAATTAATggtagtaactaaataaagtagtgtctaccctttaaactcattaatgttTTCCACCTTAgacctctacttttctataagaatttaattttttaaatgaaattatttacaatagtaattaatgcagGCTCGTATTATTTTCTAAGCttcaccaagattttctaccaaaaaaaattgatgtaaaaaaattcgccattaaaattaatatttttcttttaaataatgaaatattcgccaataaaaattattatttttataaaaaataaataaatattcgccaagattttatatctttttttgagggagagtttcttaaagttatcactgatgTTGGTTGGAGTGGAGAAATTGTGCAATGCATAACAATGACAATCAGGACATGCAACATTCTACACTAATGCCCCTGGTGGTGCACGTGGGTTTGGAACTAAGGAAGCGCGAGATTTATATAAACAAAAATTGACAACTGCCTTGAATGGGCCTCTCTTTCAAAATGGAGCAGCATGTGGTTCTTGTTGGTTGGTTAAGTGTGTTGATAGAAATGGTGTTTTCCCTCTGCTCCAACAATAAAAGTTGTTGCAACAAATTTATGTCCACCAGGTGGAAATGGAGTTTGCAACCCTCAAAATAAGCACTTTGATATGTTTGTCCCTACATTTACAAAAAATGTTGTTTACAAGGGAGGATATATTGCTATTTAATATGCTAGGTAATTTTCTTCCTATTTGTAAATATCTTATGCATTGAACACAATTACAATCTATTAACTTCATTCAAAAATAAGTAAATATACGTGAGACAAGTTTTTTTTGTTTATGATGCATCTTGATATGAATCGGGACTACATGTGATGCTCAAGGAGGGATGTTGGAAACCCAAATTTCTTCCTAGTATTAGTGTGGAATGTGGTAGGAGATGGACAAGTTGTGGCATTGAGTGTTAAGACTCCTCGATCTCCATGGAAGTCATTGAGTAGAAATTGGGGACAAAATTGGCAACTAAATGACAATAATGGACTGCAAGGAAATGCTCTTTCATTCCAAGTGCGCACAAGTGATGGAAAGAATATAGTGTCATCTAATGTTGCTCCACCTAATTGGCAGTTTGGTAAAACCTACACTGGGATAAAATTCTAATGTGCTTGACAAATTATATTCCATGTAATTATCATtgtgaataaaaataaaataacttttaatttTATTCAAAGTCTACTAAAAATTTTAATAAATGTTGAGAGACATTATAGGTACAATTTGTAGTTGTCCTTAATGTTTCCATCAATCCACACACAACTCACAATTTGATTGGACCTATATtgagaaattctttaaatcttATTCTCTTTTATGTAGTACTTAGACATATTATATTCCATGCATTCTTCAAATTattcttattttttaaaaaaatcaacatAATATTTAATGCTTCCATTAAAGACAAATATAGGCATTATTCATTAATACACATACTATATTCATCAAATTCATCAAATGTTAAACTACCATCTTAAAGAATAAATAAAAGTTcaaatttttataaataatttaacTCAATAATAGATATTAATAAATAAATCCTAAAACAAATCGTAaaacaaatcaaaattaaaatgtacTTTTTAAATTTGCCAATCTTACATGAATAGCAATACCATTGAAATTGTCCTGAGGAATTCATTTCCATCGAAGTCATCACATGGTTGATCTTTTTAATCGCAAGTATTTCATAAAAATTAATGATAACAAAACCTTTTGGATAGTTTTCATTAACAATGGTGAGCATTACTTTGgttttattattttagatttgaaaaaattataaattataattttgatGCATTTTTAAACAAAagttatattttcaaaaaaaatagaattattatttaatgaaattagtttcttggttggatatattttataattattctaGTTTTTATGGTTAGAACTTAATATAAATGAGTCgtgacatattttacatatataagtagcaattgcaccttagtgtgcaatgggtacgctgaAGAGGTAGTACATGAGCTCAATTAGTAGGTCATTTAAAAAATGGCATTGCTTGTGCAACAAGggtatcaatgaagaagtgattgcctcaaatcaattatgcatccacCTAAAGGTATCTAAACACAAATGAAACAAAGTTTATGAATAAAAAAGATAATCAGGTCATATTGTCAATAGGATCATGTTGTGTTTACAATAAGGAGTGAATGAGAGATGCACAGAGAGAGGGGGGCGCAGGGCAGGAGGGGTTGGTGGGTGGAAGAATAAATATGGAGAGGTAGAAGTAGAGACAAATAGATATAGATGTAGAGGTTGCAATGCCCCTCTCTTGTTCAGACATTATTTTCCTTCTAGTTGGACTTTTGTTGACCTTTTTCGTTTCTTATGTGGTTGGATGATACTCTATGTTGTGATAACTTTTATTAGGATACTATGATATGTTGTTTCGGAGTTGATAAATGTTGATTATGCATTATGTCTTCATGGATGTTTTGATGTTAGATTTCATTTATGAGTATTGAATATGGATGTTAGATGTTAGATTTTAGCTACGAGTACTGGTTATGGATGTCTAGATGTTAGATTTTATTCATGTGTACTAACCATGGACTGACATACTTGCTTTATGTATGAGATATTTCATATGTTTGATTCCATGTACATGTTTGAATCTATATGGGGTGCGAGATGATGATCTTTCATCACTCACTTTGGAGAGAAAcagaatgtcacgattctcctccaCCGGTGTGtctataatatatgtatatatatgtatatgtttgttCTCTCGgtgatgcaggtttgcaggtacaaggcattgactccacctagttctCAGGTTTGAGCGTGCCTATGTTAACCCGATGGAAGTTGTGGGAGATGGCATAAGGCCCGACATTCCTATCCTAGCCTTGTCCAGTAATAGGACAGTGTCCTCTGTTTTGAGTCAACCCATCGGATTGCCACATAGGCAAAAATACGACACCTTGGTATGTTGTGTTTGAGCCCTTGTTGGTGTTCATGTGGATTAATTGTATTCTTGGTGTTAGTAGAATttaattgttaatttatttaaagTTTTATTCTTTTgaaggttaaattaattaatttcttagAATTATTAAATTAAacatacattcatatatgtatatgtataagtatatgtatatgtatacacatacatacacatacatacacatatacatatacgtatagatatacgtgtgtgtgtgtgtacatgtattgtAAGGTTAATATATTTATAATTGTTAATAAATCATTGTTAATGTCTttaaaataattaatgaaaattagtgtgtgataaataaattaaaagaattTAGCTTCATTGTGTTAATAATCATATTGGCATTTCAtggattaaaataaaattgataatggaattttgtttaattaaattaacataaaGCTTTGTTATTTAATAAATCATGTTGCTTTGATTTTTGTTGAAGGAATTAATTTTGTAATGTGAATTATATGTCATTTAAAATTAAaatgtattattattttttaaaaaaaattgggacGCAGAGAAAATGAGAATTTTGTCAGGGGAATTTTCCTTTCCCAGGAATAATCCTAGGAAGGAGGCAAAGTTTCAGAA includes:
- the LOC131065774 gene encoding uncharacterized protein LOC131065774, which codes for MLLEVPLVESSRKFVNLNVSREVFKPVTITDEESNEEQTKSFIAGYRTRPLCMEGVSLIDAARSWIYNPKRRRENKWEPRQRAAIVRVFPRFVHIPERGSSKWIDFCVSELMLYKPFHDIERDIGNDDGAIIAKWESFTYNPWHVEQITTEENIESTIDSEIDNDETIHGNTTENEWEIISRLHRGQNIQFLEIDMLGRRDIDRHTNWFVDYQGEEYMMGATNFIISMKNNGCLIYDDIPQCISYTTLSNKQQKALGIIMAHYQRNGIGVPLFMIIQGTTGTGKSYLIGAISQALENATMPSPSPLLLLAPIGVATFNIGASTVHSKLRIPIREFSQLEGTRLSSFQEEMAHVNYILIDEMSISIILVGDLGQLPPVNDRPACDSNRRAKLLWGEFKTVVTLDKIFRQDGENFEQQRFCQLLKNLRDANPKIEDWKLLMTRIPPNMDAANNVDFDNTVHLFSTNDNPVACSVATKAGSVKIVEDCSSDELELELLISKNSRVMLTSNLWIQVGLVNGALGYIRKIVYKPGSAPPEPPSYVMVEFDNYFGLPFEDHHPSTILVTPIQKGITLQLPLRLAWALTIHKSQGLTLPKATIDIGPRERTGLTFVAISRVKSLECLRIMPPFTYDRYEKMKNGRQLAKCKAEEYRLKVLEET